One Salmo trutta chromosome 12, fSalTru1.1, whole genome shotgun sequence genomic region harbors:
- the LOC115204310 gene encoding signal-induced proliferation-associated 1-like protein 2 isoform X2, which translates to MQSDDLFLRKFCRQRPRPPLTTVNFDSKREGGVRARVVAGEWPPRRDGTDGESLTTPSCVGLNLRSVGRGHIMQRSNSDVTLGDLDSSGKAGGKATRAVGEKAGAGAQEDSGVVLHREYGSLSSLERQIGLSGTQEPSAEDQGILSPNALRFKDPFLLLGLQGTPPEPDGFFRALSTPAGDTPKPAKPPKPEGLSKKAKPSPPQIPQPGPYDNLGGGAWVRNFAHYDVQSILFDLTEAASNRDSIGRKKNITSGASAASTMRPLTQATPSSPSQGGGGVGGTVEDPSLDEGDGNDNELLLSCPHFRNEMGGEERAGLGHTQGRGGLWLSLRNPNDAVSVLEEPRESHVQQQGKSNYFIEHADLGAHYYRKYFYMKDHQNFFGMDDRLGPVAISFRREEKEGSSGAQYNYRIIFRTTELKTLRGSILEESVPSAARHTTPRGLSPKRLLEFIIPELNLHCLRLASTSPKVRDTLLKLDEQGLNFQRKVGVMYCRAGQSSEEDMYNNESSGPAFEEFLDLLGERVNLKGWEKYRAQLDTKTDSTGTQSLYTHYQDYEVMFHVSTMLPYTANNTQQLLRKRHIGNDIVTIVFQEPGALPFTPKAIRSHFQHVFIIVQVEQSCSDHTYYRVAVTRSKDIPLFGPLFPKGARFPRSPAFRDFLLAKAVNAENAAEKAEKFRSMATRTRQEYLKDLAENYVTTTPIDSSTKFPLLSLGSKRKDKLKGAKGAELHSAGALVWAVMATSGNEGETGGHKLPCLLGVSAESVVLIERYTRRVVFNCCCRDVIGWKAVIDSRAIGGACLDIFYERGEAVSISVMDSQAEEIREMVQRLELVTRGCEAREVTPLRDGVGQPGFLMSEEGFVTDLQRFGYAESGGLQLGARVVRLCGHVLVHLGPEERTRLLRTAHKIHITVIPPDENGKPRRSFSELYQKAIQDAERKPGEGQSGEAWVLDEREEEEEEEMEEEEREQGEGKEAETMEGPAEGGEAEDRLSETGLGEEDQGDQGDQGSLLSPPSLPLLRATSLQDHPLNQTVEITPSQLTRSYSLERHPSCRDICDRHLYDNVGVKLKHHIYENPGELRDATPDLILAVKPKMPLDEEQFVGAELGEERPSASDPSLSSTRLSCLNRAERNSRALSLHNSITKILSETTDSSEEEWQSIADLATACRSILEALSREAGDGTQGADSLTDGKLKDMKDSDSPGHLEEKVSQLEDMLKRLQDDLQKPWWSDRRVLLCAAPWQEKEDKAVLQAEVQSLRQNNQRLQEESQSTVARLIKVTELLCNVNKPC; encoded by the exons ATGCAGTCTGACGACCTCTTCCTACGCAAGTTTTGCCGGCAGAGGCCACGACCCCCTCTGACAACGGTCAACTTTGACTCTAAGCGGGAGGGTGGGGTAAGGGCGCGGGTGGTGGCAGGGGAGTGGCCCCCGAGGAGGGATGGAACAGATGGGGAGAGTCTTACTACTCCGAGCTGTGTGGGTCTGAACCTGAGGTCAGTGGGCCGAGGACACATCATGCAGAGAAGCAACAGTGACGTGACGCTGGGAGACCTGGACTCCTCTGGTAAGGCGGGAGGGAAGGCCACACGGGCGGTGGGGGAGAAGGCAGGTGCCGGGGCCCAGGAGGACTCAGGGGTGGTGCTGCACAGGGAGTATGGCAGCCTCTCCTCACTGGAGAGACAGATAGGTCTGTCAGGAACCCAGGAGCCGAGTGCAGAGGACCAAGGCATTCTGAGCCCCAACGCCCTCCGCTTCAAAGACCCCTTTCTGCTGCTGGGCCTGCAGGGAACCCCCCCAGAGCCAGACGGCTTCTTCAGGGCTCTGTCCACCCCCGCAGGAGACACTCCAAAACCAGCCAAGCCCCCAAAGCCTGAGGGGCTGAGCAAGAAGGCCAAGCCCTCTCCTCCACAGATCCCCCAACCAGGTCCTTATGACAACCTGGGGGGAGGAGCCTGGGTCAGGAATTTTGCCCACTATGATGTCCAGAGCATTTTGTTTGACCTCACAGAGGCGGCCAGCAACCGAGACAGCATCGGCCGCAAAAAGAACATCACCTCAGGGGCATCGGCTGCCTCGACGATGCGTCCCCTCACCCAGGCCACGCCCTCCTCGCCCTCGCAGGGCGGGGGCGGTGTTGGGGGGACTGTGGAGGACCCCTCCCTGGACGAGGGAGATGGCAACGACAACGAGCTGCTGCTCAGCTGCCCCCACTTCCGTAACGAGATGGGGGGTGAGGAGCGGGCGGGCCTGGGGCATACGCAGGGCAGAGGGGGTCTGTGGCTGAGCCTGAGGAACCCCAACGATGCTGTCTCAGTACTGGAGGAACCCAGAGAGAGCCACGTCCAACAGCAGGGCAAGAGCAACTACTTCATAGAACACGCAGACCTGGGAGCCCACTACTACCGCAAATACTTCTACATGAAAG ATCATCAGAACTTCTTTGGCATGGATGACCGCCTTGGTCCAGTGGCCATCAGCTTCcgtagggaggagaaggaggggtctAGTGGAGCTCAGTATAACTACAGGATCATCTTCAGAACCACTGAG CTGAAGACTCTGCGAGGCTCCATCCTGGAGGAGTCCGTGCCCTCAGCGGCCCGCCACACCACCCCCCGAGGCCTGTCTCCTAAGAGGCTCCTGGAGTTCATCATCCCGGAGCTCAACCTCCACTGCCTGCGCCTGGCCTCCACCTCACCCAAGGTCCGAGACACCCTGCTCAAGCTGGACGAACAAGGG ctgaacTTCCAGAGGAAGGTGGGGGTGATGTACTGCCGTGCAGGCCAGAGCTCTGAGGAGGACATGTATAACAACGAGAGCTCGGGGCCGGCCTTCGAGGAGTTCCTGGATCTGCTGGGGGAGCGGGTGAATCTGAAAGGCTGGGAGAAGTACCGAGCTCAGTTGGACACCAAGA cggACTCCACGGGGACCCAGTCCCTCTACACACACTACCAGGACTATGAGGTGATGTTCCATGTGTCCACCATGCTGCCCTACACGGCCAACAACACACAACAG TTGCTGAGAAAGAGGCACATTGGGAATGACATAGTGACCATAGTGTTCCAGGAGCCAGGGGCACTGCCCTTCACTCCTAAGGCCATCCGCTCCCATTTCCAACATGTCTTCATCATCGTCCAGGTGGAACAGTCCTGCTCTGACCACACCTACTACAG gGTGGCGGTGACACGCTCCAAAGACATCCCGTTATTTGGGCCTCTGTTCCCTAAGGGTGCTCGATTCCCTCGTTCCCCTGCCTTCAGAGACTTCCTGCTGGCCAAGGCGGTGAACGCTGAGAACGCTGCAGAGAAGGCGGAGAAGTTCCGCTCCATGGCCACGCGGACACGACAGGAGTACCTGAAGGACCTGGCAGAGAACTACGTGACCACCACGCCAATCGACTCCTCCACCAAGTTCCCCCTGCTGTCCCTGGGGAGCAAACGCAAAGACAAACTGAAGGGGGCCAAGGGGGCAGAGCTGCACAGTGCTGGGGCGTTGGTCTGGGCTGTGATGGCCACCAGTGGGAAtgagggggagacaggaggaCACAAGCTGCCCTGTCTACTGGGGGTCTCAGCTGAATCAGTGGTGCTGATCGAGAGATACACACGGAGGGTGGTGTTCAACTGCTGCTGCCGCGATGTGATTGGCTGGAAGGCGGTGATAGACAGCAGGGCCATAGGCGGGGCTTGCCTGGATATCTTCTATGAGAGGGGGGAGGCTGTGTCAATCAGTGTGATGGACAGCCAGGCGGAGGAGATACGGGAGATGGTGCAGAGACTGGAG TTGGTGACGCGGGGGTGCGAGGCACGGGAGGTGACCCCCCTGCGTGACGGGGTGGGCCAGCCAGGCTTCCTGATGAGCGAGGAGGGCTTTGTGACGGATCTGCAGCGGTTCGGCTATGCGGAGAGCGGGGGTCTGCAGCTGGGGGCGCGGGTAGTGCGTCTGTGTGGCCACGTCCTGGTGCACCTAGgaccagaggagagaaccagactGCTTCGCACCGCCCACAAGATCCACATCACCGTCATCCCTCCAGATGAGAACGGCAAGCCCCGCAg GAGTTTCTCAGAGTTATACCAGAAAGCCATCCAGGATGCAGAGCGTAAGCCTGGGGAGGGCCAGTCTGGAGAGGCCTGGGTGCTGgacgagagggaggaggaggaagaggaggagatggaggaagaggagcgggaacagggagaggggaaggaggcgGAGACGATGGAgggaccagcagagggaggagaggctgaggacagGCTGTCAGAGACTGGACTGGGTGAGGAGGACCAGGGGGACCAGGGGGACCAGggctccctcctctccccacccagcCTGCCTCTGTTACGGGCCACCTCCCTGCAGGACCACCCACTCAACCAGACCGTGGAGATCACCCCCTCCCAGCTAACACGCAGCTACTCCCTAGAGAGGCACCCGTCCTGCCGAGACATATGTGACAG GCATTTGTATGACAACGTGGGTGTGAAGTTGAAACATCACATCTATGAGAACCCAGGGGAGCTGAGAGATGCCACACCTGACCTCATCCTGGCTGTCAAACCCAAGATGCCCCTGGACGAGGAACAG tTTGTGGGGGCTGAGTTGGGTGAGGAGAGGCCATCAGCGAGTGACCCCTCCCTGTCCTCCACCCGGTTGTCATGTCTGAACAGAGCGGAGAGAAACTCCCGAGCTCTGAGCCTACACAACTCCATCACCAAGA tCCTGTCGGAGACCACAGATTCCTCAGAGGAAGAGTGGCAGTCTATAGCTGACCTAGCCACAGCATGCCGCAGCATCCTAGAAGCCTTGTCACGTGAAG CAGGAGATGGGACCCAAGGAGCAGACTCCCTGACAGATGGCAAGCTAAAGGACATGAAGGACAG
- the LOC115204310 gene encoding signal-induced proliferation-associated protein 1 isoform X6, with product MQSDDLFLRKFCRQRPRPPLTTVNFDSKREGGVRARVVAGEWPPRRDGTDGESLTTPSCVGLNLRSVGRGHIMQRSNSDVTLGDLDSSGKAGGKATRAVGEKAGAGAQEDSGVVLHREYGSLSSLERQIGLSGTQEPSAEDQGILSPNALRFKDPFLLLGLQGTPPEPDGFFRALSTPAGDTPKPAKPPKPEGLSKKAKPSPPQIPQPGPYDNLGGGAWVRNFAHYDVQSILFDLTEAASNRDSIGRKKNITSGASAASTMRPLTQATPSSPSQGGGGVGGTVEDPSLDEGDGNDNELLLSCPHFRNEMGGEERAGLGHTQGRGGLWLSLRNPNDAVSVLEEPRESHVQQQGKSNYFIEHADLGAHYYRKYFYMKDHQNFFGMDDRLGPVAISFRREEKEGSSGAQYNYRIIFRTTELKTLRGSILEESVPSAARHTTPRGLSPKRLLEFIIPELNLHCLRLASTSPKVRDTLLKLDEQGLNFQRKVGVMYCRAGQSSEEDMYNNESSGPAFEEFLDLLGERVNLKGWEKYRAQLDTKTDSTGTQSLYTHYQDYEVMFHVSTMLPYTANNTQQLLRKRHIGNDIVTIVFQEPGALPFTPKAIRSHFQHVFIIVQVEQSCSDHTYYRVAVTRSKDIPLFGPLFPKGARFPRSPAFRDFLLAKAVNAENAAEKAEKFRSMATRTRQEYLKDLAENYVTTTPIDSSTKFPLLSLGSKRKDKLKGAKGAELHSAGALVWAVMATSGNEGETGGHKLPCLLGVSAESVVLIERYTRRVVFNCCCRDVIGWKAVIDSRAIGGACLDIFYERGEAVSISVMDSQAEEIREMVQRLELVTRGCEAREVTPLRDGVGQPGFLMSEEGFVTDLQRFGYAESGGLQLGARVVRLCGHVLVHLGPEERTRLLRTAHKIHITVIPPDENGKPRRSFSELYQKAIQDAERKPGEGQSGEAWVLDEREEEEEEEMEEEEREQGEGKEAETMEGPAEGGEAEDRLSETGLGEEDQGDQGDQGSLLSPPSLPLLRATSLQDHPLNQTVEITPSQLTRSYSLERHPSCRDICDRHLYDNVGVKLKHHIYENPGELRDATPDLILAVKPKMPLDEEQFVGAELGEERPSASDPSLSSTRLSCLNRAERNSRALSLHNSITKILSETTDSSEEEWQSIADLATACRSILEALSREAGDGTQGADSLTDGKLKDMKDRNKDISK from the exons ATGCAGTCTGACGACCTCTTCCTACGCAAGTTTTGCCGGCAGAGGCCACGACCCCCTCTGACAACGGTCAACTTTGACTCTAAGCGGGAGGGTGGGGTAAGGGCGCGGGTGGTGGCAGGGGAGTGGCCCCCGAGGAGGGATGGAACAGATGGGGAGAGTCTTACTACTCCGAGCTGTGTGGGTCTGAACCTGAGGTCAGTGGGCCGAGGACACATCATGCAGAGAAGCAACAGTGACGTGACGCTGGGAGACCTGGACTCCTCTGGTAAGGCGGGAGGGAAGGCCACACGGGCGGTGGGGGAGAAGGCAGGTGCCGGGGCCCAGGAGGACTCAGGGGTGGTGCTGCACAGGGAGTATGGCAGCCTCTCCTCACTGGAGAGACAGATAGGTCTGTCAGGAACCCAGGAGCCGAGTGCAGAGGACCAAGGCATTCTGAGCCCCAACGCCCTCCGCTTCAAAGACCCCTTTCTGCTGCTGGGCCTGCAGGGAACCCCCCCAGAGCCAGACGGCTTCTTCAGGGCTCTGTCCACCCCCGCAGGAGACACTCCAAAACCAGCCAAGCCCCCAAAGCCTGAGGGGCTGAGCAAGAAGGCCAAGCCCTCTCCTCCACAGATCCCCCAACCAGGTCCTTATGACAACCTGGGGGGAGGAGCCTGGGTCAGGAATTTTGCCCACTATGATGTCCAGAGCATTTTGTTTGACCTCACAGAGGCGGCCAGCAACCGAGACAGCATCGGCCGCAAAAAGAACATCACCTCAGGGGCATCGGCTGCCTCGACGATGCGTCCCCTCACCCAGGCCACGCCCTCCTCGCCCTCGCAGGGCGGGGGCGGTGTTGGGGGGACTGTGGAGGACCCCTCCCTGGACGAGGGAGATGGCAACGACAACGAGCTGCTGCTCAGCTGCCCCCACTTCCGTAACGAGATGGGGGGTGAGGAGCGGGCGGGCCTGGGGCATACGCAGGGCAGAGGGGGTCTGTGGCTGAGCCTGAGGAACCCCAACGATGCTGTCTCAGTACTGGAGGAACCCAGAGAGAGCCACGTCCAACAGCAGGGCAAGAGCAACTACTTCATAGAACACGCAGACCTGGGAGCCCACTACTACCGCAAATACTTCTACATGAAAG ATCATCAGAACTTCTTTGGCATGGATGACCGCCTTGGTCCAGTGGCCATCAGCTTCcgtagggaggagaaggaggggtctAGTGGAGCTCAGTATAACTACAGGATCATCTTCAGAACCACTGAG CTGAAGACTCTGCGAGGCTCCATCCTGGAGGAGTCCGTGCCCTCAGCGGCCCGCCACACCACCCCCCGAGGCCTGTCTCCTAAGAGGCTCCTGGAGTTCATCATCCCGGAGCTCAACCTCCACTGCCTGCGCCTGGCCTCCACCTCACCCAAGGTCCGAGACACCCTGCTCAAGCTGGACGAACAAGGG ctgaacTTCCAGAGGAAGGTGGGGGTGATGTACTGCCGTGCAGGCCAGAGCTCTGAGGAGGACATGTATAACAACGAGAGCTCGGGGCCGGCCTTCGAGGAGTTCCTGGATCTGCTGGGGGAGCGGGTGAATCTGAAAGGCTGGGAGAAGTACCGAGCTCAGTTGGACACCAAGA cggACTCCACGGGGACCCAGTCCCTCTACACACACTACCAGGACTATGAGGTGATGTTCCATGTGTCCACCATGCTGCCCTACACGGCCAACAACACACAACAG TTGCTGAGAAAGAGGCACATTGGGAATGACATAGTGACCATAGTGTTCCAGGAGCCAGGGGCACTGCCCTTCACTCCTAAGGCCATCCGCTCCCATTTCCAACATGTCTTCATCATCGTCCAGGTGGAACAGTCCTGCTCTGACCACACCTACTACAG gGTGGCGGTGACACGCTCCAAAGACATCCCGTTATTTGGGCCTCTGTTCCCTAAGGGTGCTCGATTCCCTCGTTCCCCTGCCTTCAGAGACTTCCTGCTGGCCAAGGCGGTGAACGCTGAGAACGCTGCAGAGAAGGCGGAGAAGTTCCGCTCCATGGCCACGCGGACACGACAGGAGTACCTGAAGGACCTGGCAGAGAACTACGTGACCACCACGCCAATCGACTCCTCCACCAAGTTCCCCCTGCTGTCCCTGGGGAGCAAACGCAAAGACAAACTGAAGGGGGCCAAGGGGGCAGAGCTGCACAGTGCTGGGGCGTTGGTCTGGGCTGTGATGGCCACCAGTGGGAAtgagggggagacaggaggaCACAAGCTGCCCTGTCTACTGGGGGTCTCAGCTGAATCAGTGGTGCTGATCGAGAGATACACACGGAGGGTGGTGTTCAACTGCTGCTGCCGCGATGTGATTGGCTGGAAGGCGGTGATAGACAGCAGGGCCATAGGCGGGGCTTGCCTGGATATCTTCTATGAGAGGGGGGAGGCTGTGTCAATCAGTGTGATGGACAGCCAGGCGGAGGAGATACGGGAGATGGTGCAGAGACTGGAG TTGGTGACGCGGGGGTGCGAGGCACGGGAGGTGACCCCCCTGCGTGACGGGGTGGGCCAGCCAGGCTTCCTGATGAGCGAGGAGGGCTTTGTGACGGATCTGCAGCGGTTCGGCTATGCGGAGAGCGGGGGTCTGCAGCTGGGGGCGCGGGTAGTGCGTCTGTGTGGCCACGTCCTGGTGCACCTAGgaccagaggagagaaccagactGCTTCGCACCGCCCACAAGATCCACATCACCGTCATCCCTCCAGATGAGAACGGCAAGCCCCGCAg GAGTTTCTCAGAGTTATACCAGAAAGCCATCCAGGATGCAGAGCGTAAGCCTGGGGAGGGCCAGTCTGGAGAGGCCTGGGTGCTGgacgagagggaggaggaggaagaggaggagatggaggaagaggagcgggaacagggagaggggaaggaggcgGAGACGATGGAgggaccagcagagggaggagaggctgaggacagGCTGTCAGAGACTGGACTGGGTGAGGAGGACCAGGGGGACCAGGGGGACCAGggctccctcctctccccacccagcCTGCCTCTGTTACGGGCCACCTCCCTGCAGGACCACCCACTCAACCAGACCGTGGAGATCACCCCCTCCCAGCTAACACGCAGCTACTCCCTAGAGAGGCACCCGTCCTGCCGAGACATATGTGACAG GCATTTGTATGACAACGTGGGTGTGAAGTTGAAACATCACATCTATGAGAACCCAGGGGAGCTGAGAGATGCCACACCTGACCTCATCCTGGCTGTCAAACCCAAGATGCCCCTGGACGAGGAACAG tTTGTGGGGGCTGAGTTGGGTGAGGAGAGGCCATCAGCGAGTGACCCCTCCCTGTCCTCCACCCGGTTGTCATGTCTGAACAGAGCGGAGAGAAACTCCCGAGCTCTGAGCCTACACAACTCCATCACCAAGA tCCTGTCGGAGACCACAGATTCCTCAGAGGAAGAGTGGCAGTCTATAGCTGACCTAGCCACAGCATGCCGCAGCATCCTAGAAGCCTTGTCACGTGAAG CAGGAGATGGGACCCAAGGAGCAGACTCCCTGACAGATGGCAAGCTAAAGGACATGAAGGACAG aaacaaggacatttctaag
- the LOC115204310 gene encoding signal-induced proliferation-associated protein 1 isoform X3 produces MQSDDLFLRKFCRQRPRPPLTTVNFDSKREGGVRARVVAGEWPPRRDGTDGESLTTPSCVGLNLRSVGRGHIMQRSNSDVTLGDLDSSGKAGGKATRAVGEKAGAGAQEDSGVVLHREYGSLSSLERQIGLSGTQEPSAEDQGILSPNALRFKDPFLLLGLQGTPPEPDGFFRALSTPAGDTPKPAKPPKPEGLSKKAKPSPPQIPQPGPYDNLGGGAWVRNFAHYDVQSILFDLTEAASNRDSIGRKKNITSGASAASTMRPLTQATPSSPSQGGGGVGGTVEDPSLDEGDGNDNELLLSCPHFRNEMGGEERAGLGHTQGRGGLWLSLRNPNDAVSVLEEPRESHVQQQGKSNYFIEHADLGAHYYRKYFYMKDHQNFFGMDDRLGPVAISFRREEKEGSSGAQYNYRIIFRTTELKTLRGSILEESVPSAARHTTPRGLSPKRLLEFIIPELNLHCLRLASTSPKVRDTLLKLDEQGLNFQRKVGVMYCRAGQSSEEDMYNNESSGPAFEEFLDLLGERVNLKGWEKYRAQLDTKTDSTGTQSLYTHYQDYEVMFHVSTMLPYTANNTQQLLRKRHIGNDIVTIVFQEPGALPFTPKAIRSHFQHVFIIVQVEQSCSDHTYYRVAVTRSKDIPLFGPLFPKGARFPRSPAFRDFLLAKAVNAENAAEKAEKFRSMATRTRQEYLKDLAENYVTTTPIDSSTKFPLLSLGSKRKDKLKGAKGAELHSAGALVWAVMATSGNEGETGGHKLPCLLGVSAESVVLIERYTRRVVFNCCCRDVIGWKAVIDSRAIGGACLDIFYERGEAVSISVMDSQAEEIREMVQRLELVTRGCEAREVTPLRDGVGQPGFLMSEEGFVTDLQRFGYAESGGLQLGARVVRLCGHVLVHLGPEERTRLLRTAHKIHITVIPPDENGKPRRSFSELYQKAIQDAERKPGEGQSGEAWVLDEREEEEEEEMEEEEREQGEGKEAETMEGPAEGGEAEDRLSETGLGEEDQGDQGDQGSLLSPPSLPLLRATSLQDHPLNQTVEITPSQLTRSYSLERHPSCRDICDRHLYDNVGVKLKHHIYENPGELRDATPDLILAVKPKMPLDEEQFVGAELGEERPSASDPSLSSTRLSCLNRAERNSRALSLHNSITKILSETTDSSEEEWQSIADLATACRSILEALSREAGDGTQGADSLTDGKLKDMKDSDSPGHLEEKVSQLEDMLKRLQDDLQKEKEDKAVLQAEVQSLRQNNQRLQEESQSTVARLIKVTELLCNVNKPC; encoded by the exons ATGCAGTCTGACGACCTCTTCCTACGCAAGTTTTGCCGGCAGAGGCCACGACCCCCTCTGACAACGGTCAACTTTGACTCTAAGCGGGAGGGTGGGGTAAGGGCGCGGGTGGTGGCAGGGGAGTGGCCCCCGAGGAGGGATGGAACAGATGGGGAGAGTCTTACTACTCCGAGCTGTGTGGGTCTGAACCTGAGGTCAGTGGGCCGAGGACACATCATGCAGAGAAGCAACAGTGACGTGACGCTGGGAGACCTGGACTCCTCTGGTAAGGCGGGAGGGAAGGCCACACGGGCGGTGGGGGAGAAGGCAGGTGCCGGGGCCCAGGAGGACTCAGGGGTGGTGCTGCACAGGGAGTATGGCAGCCTCTCCTCACTGGAGAGACAGATAGGTCTGTCAGGAACCCAGGAGCCGAGTGCAGAGGACCAAGGCATTCTGAGCCCCAACGCCCTCCGCTTCAAAGACCCCTTTCTGCTGCTGGGCCTGCAGGGAACCCCCCCAGAGCCAGACGGCTTCTTCAGGGCTCTGTCCACCCCCGCAGGAGACACTCCAAAACCAGCCAAGCCCCCAAAGCCTGAGGGGCTGAGCAAGAAGGCCAAGCCCTCTCCTCCACAGATCCCCCAACCAGGTCCTTATGACAACCTGGGGGGAGGAGCCTGGGTCAGGAATTTTGCCCACTATGATGTCCAGAGCATTTTGTTTGACCTCACAGAGGCGGCCAGCAACCGAGACAGCATCGGCCGCAAAAAGAACATCACCTCAGGGGCATCGGCTGCCTCGACGATGCGTCCCCTCACCCAGGCCACGCCCTCCTCGCCCTCGCAGGGCGGGGGCGGTGTTGGGGGGACTGTGGAGGACCCCTCCCTGGACGAGGGAGATGGCAACGACAACGAGCTGCTGCTCAGCTGCCCCCACTTCCGTAACGAGATGGGGGGTGAGGAGCGGGCGGGCCTGGGGCATACGCAGGGCAGAGGGGGTCTGTGGCTGAGCCTGAGGAACCCCAACGATGCTGTCTCAGTACTGGAGGAACCCAGAGAGAGCCACGTCCAACAGCAGGGCAAGAGCAACTACTTCATAGAACACGCAGACCTGGGAGCCCACTACTACCGCAAATACTTCTACATGAAAG ATCATCAGAACTTCTTTGGCATGGATGACCGCCTTGGTCCAGTGGCCATCAGCTTCcgtagggaggagaaggaggggtctAGTGGAGCTCAGTATAACTACAGGATCATCTTCAGAACCACTGAG CTGAAGACTCTGCGAGGCTCCATCCTGGAGGAGTCCGTGCCCTCAGCGGCCCGCCACACCACCCCCCGAGGCCTGTCTCCTAAGAGGCTCCTGGAGTTCATCATCCCGGAGCTCAACCTCCACTGCCTGCGCCTGGCCTCCACCTCACCCAAGGTCCGAGACACCCTGCTCAAGCTGGACGAACAAGGG ctgaacTTCCAGAGGAAGGTGGGGGTGATGTACTGCCGTGCAGGCCAGAGCTCTGAGGAGGACATGTATAACAACGAGAGCTCGGGGCCGGCCTTCGAGGAGTTCCTGGATCTGCTGGGGGAGCGGGTGAATCTGAAAGGCTGGGAGAAGTACCGAGCTCAGTTGGACACCAAGA cggACTCCACGGGGACCCAGTCCCTCTACACACACTACCAGGACTATGAGGTGATGTTCCATGTGTCCACCATGCTGCCCTACACGGCCAACAACACACAACAG TTGCTGAGAAAGAGGCACATTGGGAATGACATAGTGACCATAGTGTTCCAGGAGCCAGGGGCACTGCCCTTCACTCCTAAGGCCATCCGCTCCCATTTCCAACATGTCTTCATCATCGTCCAGGTGGAACAGTCCTGCTCTGACCACACCTACTACAG gGTGGCGGTGACACGCTCCAAAGACATCCCGTTATTTGGGCCTCTGTTCCCTAAGGGTGCTCGATTCCCTCGTTCCCCTGCCTTCAGAGACTTCCTGCTGGCCAAGGCGGTGAACGCTGAGAACGCTGCAGAGAAGGCGGAGAAGTTCCGCTCCATGGCCACGCGGACACGACAGGAGTACCTGAAGGACCTGGCAGAGAACTACGTGACCACCACGCCAATCGACTCCTCCACCAAGTTCCCCCTGCTGTCCCTGGGGAGCAAACGCAAAGACAAACTGAAGGGGGCCAAGGGGGCAGAGCTGCACAGTGCTGGGGCGTTGGTCTGGGCTGTGATGGCCACCAGTGGGAAtgagggggagacaggaggaCACAAGCTGCCCTGTCTACTGGGGGTCTCAGCTGAATCAGTGGTGCTGATCGAGAGATACACACGGAGGGTGGTGTTCAACTGCTGCTGCCGCGATGTGATTGGCTGGAAGGCGGTGATAGACAGCAGGGCCATAGGCGGGGCTTGCCTGGATATCTTCTATGAGAGGGGGGAGGCTGTGTCAATCAGTGTGATGGACAGCCAGGCGGAGGAGATACGGGAGATGGTGCAGAGACTGGAG TTGGTGACGCGGGGGTGCGAGGCACGGGAGGTGACCCCCCTGCGTGACGGGGTGGGCCAGCCAGGCTTCCTGATGAGCGAGGAGGGCTTTGTGACGGATCTGCAGCGGTTCGGCTATGCGGAGAGCGGGGGTCTGCAGCTGGGGGCGCGGGTAGTGCGTCTGTGTGGCCACGTCCTGGTGCACCTAGgaccagaggagagaaccagactGCTTCGCACCGCCCACAAGATCCACATCACCGTCATCCCTCCAGATGAGAACGGCAAGCCCCGCAg GAGTTTCTCAGAGTTATACCAGAAAGCCATCCAGGATGCAGAGCGTAAGCCTGGGGAGGGCCAGTCTGGAGAGGCCTGGGTGCTGgacgagagggaggaggaggaagaggaggagatggaggaagaggagcgggaacagggagaggggaaggaggcgGAGACGATGGAgggaccagcagagggaggagaggctgaggacagGCTGTCAGAGACTGGACTGGGTGAGGAGGACCAGGGGGACCAGGGGGACCAGggctccctcctctccccacccagcCTGCCTCTGTTACGGGCCACCTCCCTGCAGGACCACCCACTCAACCAGACCGTGGAGATCACCCCCTCCCAGCTAACACGCAGCTACTCCCTAGAGAGGCACCCGTCCTGCCGAGACATATGTGACAG GCATTTGTATGACAACGTGGGTGTGAAGTTGAAACATCACATCTATGAGAACCCAGGGGAGCTGAGAGATGCCACACCTGACCTCATCCTGGCTGTCAAACCCAAGATGCCCCTGGACGAGGAACAG tTTGTGGGGGCTGAGTTGGGTGAGGAGAGGCCATCAGCGAGTGACCCCTCCCTGTCCTCCACCCGGTTGTCATGTCTGAACAGAGCGGAGAGAAACTCCCGAGCTCTGAGCCTACACAACTCCATCACCAAGA tCCTGTCGGAGACCACAGATTCCTCAGAGGAAGAGTGGCAGTCTATAGCTGACCTAGCCACAGCATGCCGCAGCATCCTAGAAGCCTTGTCACGTGAAG CAGGAGATGGGACCCAAGGAGCAGACTCCCTGACAGATGGCAAGCTAAAGGACATGAAGGACAG